From Coffea arabica cultivar ET-39 chromosome 9c, Coffea Arabica ET-39 HiFi, whole genome shotgun sequence, one genomic window encodes:
- the LOC140014198 gene encoding uncharacterized protein: MEGDLSEFMQKFSLADNELSGATLELEDLHNGVRECECNLIGRLMGEKVANFTGVKNFMTVAWGYPRNTTVMELGPNLFQFNIPNSDDKKKIADGGPWMIDNQMLVLNRWAEGIEEDYRAFVIAPLWVQIWNLPVHWLTKEVGRKIGTVFKEVRDVLIPQSGGKESRHLKILTLANLP; the protein is encoded by the coding sequence ATGGAGGGAGACCTGTCGGAGTTTATGCAAAAGTTTTCATTAGCAGATAatgagctctcaggagccacaCTGGAACTGGAAGATCTTCATAATGGAGTTAGAGAATGTGAATGTAATCTTATAGGAAGATTAATGGGAGAGAAAGTAGCTAACTTCACAGGGGTTAAAAACTTCATGACTGTTGCATGGGGGTATCCTAGGAATACGACAGTGATGGAACTGGGACCTAATTTGTTTCAGTTTAACATCCCTAATTCTGATGACAAGAAAAAAATTGCTGATGGTGGCCCTTGGATGATAGATAATCAGATGTTAGTTCTGAACAGGTGGGCAGAAGGAATAGAAGAGGACTATAGAGCTTTTGTGATCGCACCCCTATGGGTGCAAATCTGGAATCTGCCAGTACACTGGCTTACTAAAGAGGTAGGAAGAAAAATTGGGACAGTGTTCAAAGAAGTTAGGGACGTGTTAATCCCACAGTCTGGAGGTAAAGAGAGTAGGCATTTGAAAATCTTAACTCTAGCAAACCTGCCTTAA
- the LOC140014199 gene encoding uncharacterized mitochondrial protein AtMg00310-like, with amino-acid sequence MHCEQREEVCQALGGMVEAKQGKYLGLPMVISRTKDQIFGFVRENIKRRLQDWKNKFLSSIGKKVMLKAVSMAMPTYVMSCFKLPRKLCKDISALMANFWYGETSGRNKMHWISWERMALNRNEGGLEFKDLEAFNKALLGKQVWRILTKSNLPVSKVLKAKYFPKESILQCKLPKNASWIWQGLMGARGLIDKGLIKGIENGRSTRI; translated from the coding sequence ATGCACTGTGAGCAAAGGGAAGAGGTATGCCAAGCATTGGGAGGGATGGTTGAAGCAAAACAAGGGAAATACTTGGGACTTCCAATGGTGATTTCAAGAACAAAGGATCAGATCTTTGGCTTTGTAAGagaaaacataaaaagaagGTTGCAGGACtggaaaaacaaatttttgagCTCAATAGGGAAAAAGGTAATGCTAAAGGCAGTTTCAATGGCCATGCCAACGTATGTCATGTCATGCTTTAAGCTACCAAGAAAACTTTGCAAAGACATTAGTGCTTTGATGGCCAACTTCTGGTATGGTGAAACAAGTGGCAGGAACAAAATGCATTGGATTTCTTGGGAAAGAATGGCATTGAATAGAAATGAAGGAGGACTAGAATTCAAGGATCTTGAAGCCTTTAATAAAGCACTATTAGGAAAGCAGGTATGGAGGATTCTTACCAAGTCAAACCTTCCTGTTAGTAAGGTGTTGAAAGCTAAATATTTCCCTAAGGAGTCCATTCTACAATGTAAACTCCCCAagaatgcctcctggatttggCAAGGATTAATGGGAGCAAGAGGCTTAATTGATAAGGGCCTGATCAAGGGAATTGAAAATGGAAGGAGTACAAGAATATGA